The sequence TACCGCTGAGCGTAGTGCTGGACTGCAGCCGGGATAGCGTGCGACGTAACGACAGCTGGGGCTGCCTCGTGGACCACGGCAGCCGGAGATGTCACCACGGAGGCCGGAGCCGTAGCATGGCTGTAGCGAACGCCTCCGAGGCCGTAGCCGTAGCCGTAGGTGATGAGCTGCCTGAGCTCGGCTTCCGTGGGCACGTGGTGCAGCACAGCAGCCGAGGCTggaacggcggcggcggcaccgtGGTACGTTACCGAACCTGGGAGGACATTCGTGACCGCCACGGGGGCGGGAGCCGCTTGGATGAGGGCCGCTCCGTTGAGGGCGCCCTGAACGGCATCGTCGATACCGCCGGCGTAGCGGAGTCCTCCGACTCCGAACATGATACTTTGTCCTGCAGTGTGTTTTCATACATGTGGGTGTGGTTAGCTTTGTTAGATGTCGAAAGCAAGTGGTTTGTGCTGGTGTTGTAGATGTTGCTACGGGCGGTAGTTAGCCTGGCAGCAGTCCTGGCCGGCAAACGTTCAGCCCCGAGCGTCTCTTTCAGTGACAGATACATCACCGTAACTCAGTCCAACCGAGTCTCTCGTAGAAACGGCGGACATAATTCATTTATTTCATGCGCGCAATATCTGCAGTGCATTTGGGAATGATAACTTCCCGTGCACATTCACGAGGGAGCTCACTTTTTCTCATGCTAATATAAGCACATTACAGAAGCGCTTTCAGGACCAGTTTGGTCCTATGTATGTACTTTGCTTGCATTCAGAAAAATGTGATGAAACCTCTACTCTATTAGCCCGGGTCATCATACTGCAAGACACCCAATAAGAGTTTTTGCCAGCCAGCCAATTAGCCGCCCCTTGTATTCGGGTCTTCAAGACTTCGCCGTTGCGGTCGCTACATTTCAACATTACGTCCCAAAAAACATTCTATTCAAATGAGCCCTTCTCATCGCAGGTTACTGTAAATATTACGCGAGAACCGATGTTAATAGTCAGTGCATGCATGCCTTTATGAAGTCGTCATAGTCACTTCCGCTAGCAGTGTAGTTACGCCTAGTTCAAGAAAACATATCACGATAATATATTAAGCATAAATTGTTGAATGTATATTCTTCGGGGAAATTACACCGAAGTGTGCATTTTCACTAAGTGTGCACAGGTAGCACTGACATTTCATGACTTTCTGTATGAGCAAAACAGTGGTTCACATGCTACGTATACGGCGTCAAAAGTATAGAGACCACTACTTTCTAGAAAACTGAATTTTCTAGCGATTTGTGTCTGAATTCGATCGAACTGCACAGAACATGTTTGCGTGTTTGCGAACAGGCCGGTACTCTAAATTcgaggctgcctgccgaagcagcgggcacattcagctttttcttgtctcgtggtctctaaacATTTGACGCTGACTGTACAGCGCTCTTTACACTCTGTCTCTGTCGTCGTCCTTtcagttttgcgcgctgttacaGATTTTGCAATGAACCAATTAACCGAGCAAGCAAACATTTTTGATCGCCTATATAATCAATCTGCACAGCGTTAGTGCCGAATCGTGGCGTTTAAGTCCATGAAACGCGTGTCTTAACTCACCTGGGGTCACACCGACGGCACCGGCTGGGTGGCCAACGACGGTAGTAGCGACAGCCGGACTGTGCACCACGGCTCCCGGAATCTGGTGGACAACGGCCTGTCCGGGTGTGGTCACGGTGGCCGTCCTGTACGTGGTAACAGCAGCTCCGGTGACTGGGGTCACGACGGAACCGGTGGCAACAGCTGGATGATGGACAACAGACACCGCTGGCTGGTGAAGAATAGCCGCACCCGGAGCGCCGACGGCCGCAGTTTTGTAAGTTGTCACGGCGCCGGTGCTGACAGGGGCGACGAGGGTGCCAGTGGCCACTGCTGGCTGGTGAAAGACGTGGATGTCTGGCTGCTGCAGGGCCGTGGTGCGGTAGGTGGTGATACCGGGCTGCTGAACGACAGTGCCGGTTGGGGCACTGATGGTGGCCGTCCTGTAGGTGGTAACGGCACCTGGACGCTGGACTACGGTGGCCGTAGGAGCAGAGATGGTAGCTGTCCTGTAAGTAGTGACGGCGCCTGGAACTTGCTGCACGATAGCAGATCCGGGAGTGGTGACAGCGCCAGTTCTGTAGGTGGTAACTCCCGGAATCTGCTGGACGACGGCTGAGCCTGGGACGGTGTACGTTCTGACGCCAGTGACGGCGACTCCCGGCTGCTGGACAACAGCGGCTCCTGGTGAAGTGACAGTCGAGGTCCTGTACGTAGTGACGCCTGGAACCTGCTGAACAACAGCGCCTCCTGGAGAGGTGACGGTGGCGGCCCTGTAAGTGGTGACGCCTGGGACTTGCTGGACAACAGCGCCTCCTGGAGCAGTCACGGTGGCAGTCCTGTAGGTTGTGACGCCAGGGACTTGCTGGACAACAGCGCCCCCTGGAGAAGTCACGGTGGCGGTCCTGTACGTGGTGACGCCTGGAACTTGCTGGACAACAGCGCCGCCAGGCGCAGTCAAGGTGGCGGTCCTGTAGGTAGTAACTGCTGGACCGGGAGCTGTGTGTACAATGGCGGCGCCGGGAGCGGAGACGGTGGCGGTCTTGTAGGTGGTCACAGCCGCTCCCGGGCTGGTCACAGCGACGCCTGGAGCGTGGTGGTAAACAGTGGCTCCCGGGGTGTGCAGAAGACCGAAACCCTCACCGTGCACGACCGCACCAGGATGGTACAGCGAGCCATAGCGGGTACCGCCCAAGCCGTATCCGTAGCCGAAGTTGACAGGCCTAGTGTGGTAATGAATTTCAGGGATGCCAATTGTACGCGTTCCATAGCCGAGACCATAGATGTATCCCGGGGTGTGCTGCACGACGCCAGCGCCCGGCTGGGTGACGGTGGTCACGCCGTAAGCCGCGGAACCTGGCCGAACTGTGGTGATCGCAGAGCCTGGCTGGTAGGTAAGCGTGCCGGCACCGTAAGCCGCTCCGGGTTTAACGGTCGTGACCGCAGAGCCCGGCTGGTAGGTCACAGCATTGATGTTGTAGGCCGTTCCGGGCCTGTAAGTAGTAACCGTGGATCCCGGCTGGTAGGACACGGCTCCGTAGCCGTAGGCCGATCCGGGCCTCACCGTGGTGATAGCCTGTCCTGGACGGTAAGCCACAGCCCCGTAGCCATAAGCGGCTCCCGGGTGCACCGTGGTCACGGCTTGTCCTGGCTGGTGGTGGAGGAGCAGGCCTGCGCCATAATGAGCGCCGCCAATTCCGTAACCAAAACCGTAACTACCACCAGGCCTGACAAGCGTGATACCGTAAGTACCTCCGACTCCGTAGGCGCCCTGTGTGGTGTACACGGCTCCGGGAATGTGGCTCACGGCCAGACCTCCAGGCTGCACAACGCGGTGCTGGGTCACGGCGATGCCGGGCACGGGGCTGACGACGGTGGCCGGCTGGACGACGCGCTGCTGTGTCTGGGTAACCGTGACGGCCGGCTGGTGCTCGGTCACGGTGACAGCCGGCTGAACGACGCGGTGCTGAGTGATGGCGATTCCGGGCTGTGTCACAGCGATAGCTGGCTGTACCACTCGCTGCTGAGTGAGCGTTATGGCCGGCTGCTGCTGAGTCACGGTCACTGCAGGCTGGACAACCCGCTGCTGAGTGACGGTGATGGCTGGTTGCTGCTGGGTAAGGGTCACTGCCGGCTGCACGACCCTTTGCTGGGTGTAGGTGACAGCGGGCTGTTGCTGTGTCACAGTAATGGCCGGCTGCACGACCCTCTGCTGGGTCAGAGTGATAGCGGGCCGCTGCTGGGTCACAGTGATGGCGGGCTGCACCACACGTTGCTGAGTGACGGTTACGGCGGGCTGCGAGACACTGACGCCGTGGGTGTCGGTGATGGGAGGTCCGTGAACGGTGGTGCCGGAATGGCCGCGAGAAACGGTGGGCACACCCTCAGGGATCACGCCTCCGCTCTGGtggtactggagggctccgggacCACGGGCCACATAGCCCACATTGCCGACCTTGGCAATGTCGAGGTGGTGGAGCCCATCGGCCAGCGCGTACGACGCGAGGCCAAGAAACACGGTGGCCACCTGCAATCACAGTACAAACACCTTTGTATATAGTATATATGTTTTGTGGtcctacgtgccaaaaccaatcTCTAGTTATGAGttacgccgtaggggagggctcctgaaatttcgacgacctggtgCTCTTTATACACGCGCctttagcacttcgcctccatctaagtgcggccgccgcggccggcatttgaTTCCGTGgctttcgggttagcagtcgagcaccgtaatcacgAGACCACCACGGCCGGTGCGAACACCTTTGTGATACAGAACTCGGAGGCACGAGCCAGGTTTTGTAAAAGACTGCAAAACTAACAGGTGCGACAATTCCATCAAGCGGAGAGCTAAAGTGTTTAGCAGACGCTGTCTGTGATTCCATTCCTTGTTTTTTGGGCAATTCGTTACGGTACCTGCCACGAGAACGTGGGCAGAATAAGAAGCAGTGACATGCTTCAAAAGCATCCATGGCAGAGGGCATTATCTTCGCCCTTCGTCAAGTCAGCCCCGCGATTACGGTAGACACATATACCACTGACACGGCACCTTGGATTGTCCAAGGCTGTCTTAATTATTTAATCTAGTTCCGATTTATTACTATCTCCCACATATTAGACCGGTACACTCCACAGCTGCGTGAAAGAGAATCGGACCTTATATCAACTCGGATATATCTGCTCGGAAGCCATCGGAGCTTATATCAATAGTATACCAATCAAACTTGTACGTGTCCGAAGCGACAAATTGGTACCAACGCTTGGCACTCACAGACGGCGCATAAACATTGTCTTTGTTATTATTGCACATTGCGGTCATGCGAGTGATCCACTACAATACAGGGCTCTGATAGTCCAGAAAATGCACGTGGTACCATTGTCCATAACGGAACGCGACTAGGTCTAAAGAAAGTATATTGCCTAATTAAACCGTGATGGCAATCAAATTCAGTGTCACGTCTTCTCGCCCCTGGTAAGCACGTCTATGTGATCTCATAATATAGTGTGGGTCTTCACGGCTGATTTGCTTGAACTTCAGACGCTTTATCACGCAGCTGCCTTTGGCTATACGATTTACAACGCACTACCATGCTAAAAATGTTCACACGGTCCCTAATGCACTCTCCTGAAACGACTCGTAGGCGACAgctgtcttcttctttttcatctgtCACGTACGTGATGAACGTCATCATCTGACATCACGATACGTTATAGGGACGTAATGATCATGCCAAAAATTTTTGCAACCTGtggacgtcatcatgatgtcatcacgcaatgatgatttttcgcactactcgtgttgacgccgccaaccgtcaattttcgcctttgataaGGCTTTTAAGAATTTCACATTAATAAAATACTATAACAAGGAGCTGTGCCAATCGGTACATTCTAACCATGCAATTTAACGAAGACAATGTAAACAATTTTTACTGTTTCTACTACATTGTTGTCAGTTTGTGCAGCAGTAAAGCTGGACAGGCGGCTCGATCATTCATTATCCGCAGTACGCCGGCTCAGATTGTCGTGACAGTACGCACCCGAGATTAAGCGTCTTCGATCCTCACCGCTTATGCTAATTTTCTCTTTATTTAGGAAGGCCTCACAGGTCTACAAAGAGACACATGGTGAGGGTGGCATGTGGGACAATCTAATACATAATATATTGGATGCATGCAAGGATTCGAAAATTGTCGCAGAACGAAGAAGATCATAATATCGAATGGTAgtgtgttagaaaaaaaaaatgaaattaataGTGAAAAATAAATTAAGAgataagcacacaaaaaaaacaagcagttGCCTAGCATAGCCGCAAGTGTAGCACAAAAATTGCGTAATGCCGCCACTATATAACAAATTTGATCATTATACATTACATAACAGAGACACACAAGCGTGAcagttcaatcaaaactaaattGCAATCGAATTGAAAAGCACCCATCTACTAGCTAagcacgggaaaaaaaaaagaaaagaaaccaagCGCAGTGTGAAGAAAACTGTTTGATCAACAGAATGCACAAAACATCAGCGTTTCTCAGCAAAGTAATGCTATCCGTTAGGCTGCATTGATTTCTCCTTCACGTTGCTGGGGGGGGAGAGTGAAATAAATTCTCTGGAACATTATGTGAAGTAACCACGGCATCATTATGAGGCATGGCGTAGTGCGGGACTGGGGATCAATTTTGACCGCCTTGGGTTCTCGAACACCTTTCTTAATCAGGGCATGGGTACATGCCCCCGTAAATATGCGGCCGCCGTAACAAAGAACATAACCTTGCTTAGCAGTGCTTAGCCGTGCGAAAACATTGCTGCTGGTCAACGACATTGAGTCGTGAAACGAGGGTAAGTTCGACATTATTAAGTTCAACCACGTAGGAATACTCTACCTAAGTTAAATGCATATTTTTATTGCACACTTAGTAGATAATATGTTAAAATGGCAGAACAATTTTGCCGTGACGAAACAAATATCCGTCTTTAAAATTATTTTCGCGAAGTGCGTTCTAAGCATACTGAATAGGGAAATTTTCTTGCTATGAACACGCACCTTGCCTTCGTGTTCATGCCTCCACTATTGCAcgtggcgtcgggtcacagcTTTTAGGCATCTAAGAATAGCAGTTACAATTAACCAAGAAAGCTTTCTTAAACCCGAGCGTCGATTCCGGGGATCACGTCCCTTCCAGTCCGCAAATGCATTCGCAGAAAATTAGCGTCTGTGTTTCGTCCGGAGCATACATACTAGACAGTGCGCTTTTACGCTTCTGAAACAAAACATTTATCGCGGACGTAAGAATGCCGAAGAAGGCCAGGAGACATCGAAGGGTGTTTGAAGTATCTTTCTCTATCTTGCCTGCGTTTCAAGAAACCGCTGCGTCGCGCTGTCAAAGGCGGTCGAATGGCCTGACGCGCGACGCTAGCGGCGCTTGACGGCGAGGGGCGGAAGTGCAAGTTGCTGTGAGAAAGCTCTAGGTGGCGCTACTCGCTCTTGCGTAAATCCGCGCGTAGCGATCGTTGCGCGTAATAAACGGCGTCGCATTAACGGACATACACGTTCAATGTATCAACGTGGGCAACGAAACACGCACCGAAGTTGATCACTTCGTGCTGAGGGAATTGTTACTAGACTGTAGCTAGTGAAATAACAAGTGGGGAATCTCAATCCGCCATCCGAAACCCGCCAACTATTTCTTTGTGAACTCGAGGTCTTCTTACCACACTCCTTTCTTCTTGATTCTTTAATTCCTCATATAATGTCTGATCGGAAACCCTTGAATATTTTGTCCCCTGTATCCGTCGCAATGTTACGTCTTCGGAACCAACAGGGAAAAGCACAGCTCTTTCATTTCATTATGGCACCAACATGCTATTATTTACACAACGCTATTTACACAACGTATCTGCTTTGTTACTTCATTGGACCCTGCAAAAGAGTAGTACTGTTGTAGGCCGGCCAAAAGGTAATTTGTTGAGAACCCTGGGCAGCCTGTATTTCATATTATGATGGAATTACCGATTACCCGTATGGACGACCAGGTGTTCACTAAGTTTATTTTCTTTACATATTGCTCTTGCGTGTGCATTGCTGATGTTGAGCGAGTGTATCCATGCTCACAACTTCTCAGATGAGAAAAACACCCGATTATACATTCCTCTTGCTTGGAACTATTCAGCCTACAAATATGCGCCCAAATACATCGGGAACCGCATTTTCTTTTCATGTTTTGTGAAGGGGAACTTAGCATCAAGGTATACGCCGAAATGTAATAAATTTTGCCGCAACTTTTATAACAAATATTTTTAAGAGTGGCGCGACTCATTCCGCAGCTTAAGCATACTGACACCCTTCAGGTTCCTCGTTGCCGCGTTATTTTCGAAGCACTTATTAACGGAGTGAATCAGCGTTTAAAACAGTCATTTTAGTTTTTGGTGAAATATAAAAATCTCGGGATAATTTATGAAGAAATCTTCTGAAATTCCCCAATGTCCAACTTGAGCGTAGCACACGCGTCTCTAGAAATTCTTCATACTCCATCTGTGAAGTGTTACACATGCGTAACACTAAAGCACGTGTATCACACGACTCTGAAGCATTGTGTCCATTTTCCTGAGCACGATAACAGTGATGGTTTGCATCCACTTTATATTGTTAGCATTCTTTCTTATATATATCTTGTTGGTATTCTTAATCAATACTAAACATTCTCGATCAGTAAATTTTATACGTATACAGGACGAAATCTATTTCCTGCTCGCACTTTGCATGTATTATAAGATAGGTGTTATTCTGGCGTCCCGGCAATAGATTTGCACTACTGAAACGAGGTATTTGTACTACTGAGACGTGGTAATAACCCGCGCGTAACCTTATTTAGTGCAAATGCCAAGGGAAACGATGATCACGTGAGGCATTGAAGCCAGTGAAAAGCCGTTCGTCTACGGCAGATATACTAATCATTGACCTCGCGGTCAAAGCGCAGTCAATGGCCAGCCCTACACACCGTCTGTTTGAGTCGCAATGCATGGCTCTCTAAAGCCACAACGGCGCGACCCTTTATCGCAGGGTGTCATCGGGCCGCAGCAGTTCTCGGATTTCCTATACCCGGAGGAGAGAGACACGTCTCGCGTGGTGACCGGGTGATGTCACGCATTTGATAGTGCCACTTTCGCGATCATGATTCGTATTCCTTATCTTGACCCGGTTGGCGCATACAGTTCTCTCTAAACGAACGTCGATCTCGTTCCCCCGAGCTTTACTTttcggctgtttttttttttttttttctgcgccacaAAATCCAGTTATTGAACTGTGGGAAGCTAAGTGGACCTCTTTCTGAATTCCTTTTTCTCTGAGGCTGGAGCGTGTCTAGGAGAAAGTACGATTGGGAGAACGAACTCAGGCGTCGTCCAGGCAGCAAAGAGCTTCATTGTTTTGGGATTTCTATGCGGTTTATCCATGCCTCAACTTACGAAACCTTTTAGGGCCTTATGGAACTTTCTACGGCCTAAATCACCGTGAGTGTCATGCGCTCTGCCAGAAATGCCGTAGGTAGTTACTTGCCATGCTCAATCATCGTCAAGCGATGTTTAAACATGtgctagttggtacgacattctaaTGCAGTTGCGCTCAGCGAAAGGCACGAAAGACTAAGGACAAAGAGAACAAGAGAAGTAGTGAGCAATTAGGGCCTTGTTGAGTACTTTCGAGCATCTGCAGCCAGAAGGTATAAGGGATTTTTCTGCAGCCAGAACATCTGCAGCCAGAAGTTATAAGGGTCGTTTCCTGTTTCGCAGTTCATCTAGAGCCGCAGGCCAGATTCGCGAGGCCGAACGCAGACTCCCCAAGTACTTAAATATCTTTTGACGCTACCACAGCGTAAAAAAGACTCTTTGGCACTGTGGTAGCGCTCCGTTGTAAGCACTCAGCAGGATATCATGGCTACTTTGCATGTATGCGCCGTGAATGTCCGCTTAAAAGAATGTGTGGACTTCTATGCGCCAATATATAGAAGGGCAGATCTGAACCTGCAGTTACATCTCGGCTATTAAGTTTTGCCGGGATTTCTTATCAATCTCATTGTTGTGCTGAAAATACGATGTAAGGTAGCCAAGACTGTTTTATGATGCAGGCTTAAACGTAGCCTCGAAAATCGGGTTGTAAGTTGAGTTCAGCTGCCACGTGTACGCAATATTTGCCTTGCGTGATCCTTCCTTCAATTTGTACAAATCGGCACAGCTCGTCTGGTGCTCCATTAGTATTTATCTGCCACATTTCTGTGATTTTCATCCTTCTTCGTCTTCACATGTGCTCCGACAAAAAACTGCCACATCTATGCAAACGCCAAGCAGGGCCGACATCGAGAAGGTTTGTCATCATTGGAGATGTGTCGTACGGTAACCTACCAAGGATACACAATTCATCTGTGATTGCAACAGGCAACTTATGTTGTCTGTTCCGTGCTGCTGTCAACTTGGAATATTCAGGGGGATCTCACGGCACTTGAAGGCTAGTTCGTTTAATGAATGAGGGCAACCGCTTATACAAAGGGAGCTCAGCTATTCCGATTATAAATGGTACATAATAAATGTACGAACAGTAAGCTTCTACTCAGTGCTTCTTATAGTGTTGCTGTTTCAAATGAAATGACATGCAGTAGTCGTAAATAATCGCATAGATGGAACTTTGGATTAGTAGaaggattgaaagctgggctagtttgtgACCGTACTTAAACATTTTTCAAACAGTGCAACGATGACGAGGACGAAGGCACTgcgctgtggtttgtggttcttttctcttcgtcttcgtcgtcgttgcgctgtttgaAGAATGTTCAAGTTGGGATTAGTAACTGCGTGTTTGTGGAAGCTGATAATGAAACCCTGAGAGTTTAGAGATTACACGTACCCTCCGACCTTGTCACATCGCGCCTCTCATGGATGAAGGAAAGTTGTGAATATTTTAAGTGCTTTCCCAACAGGGAGAACTATTGATTCATGTTTCATGGCGGATGCGACCGCCCCTTAACAAAGACTGCACTAAGGTACTCATCCATCCAAATGCGGATTTGGGACTAGGCCATTACAAAGTGTACGAAATTGGACGAGTTAATGCAAGCATAACTTTAAGCACTGGGCCAATGCAATGTAGACGGGTCCGGTGGTAGACGAAATACAGGTAGTAGTATTTTCAGCAAATATGTTATTATAAACTTGCCTCCCAAAGGGCATATAAACTTGACAAAAGGTCAGTTTCCCATTGAACAAGCTTGCCTGATCTGCACTCGCTGAACAAGGACTATTCTGTCAGCGTCCAAAATACGGATAGAGTTCTGGAGTAACAAAGTCCACGGCTCATTATAGGTGGCTCTCAGCCTTTGTCCGGTAGTAGACGCGTGGTACTAGAGTACAGTCACGGCATAGGCAGGTCAAGCGCCTCATCCTGCTACATTCTTGGTAATTTGAAAGATAACTTGATCGGTCATTTGCTGCGTTCGTTGCAGCAGCCGTACAGAGTATTCGCGACCACAGTGAAACGCGAACCATGTTCCCCACGTCACCGCGATACCGTCACATATGGTAGGGAGGACGGCAGACGCCTGGGTATCCTTCGCTGTTCGAGGGCACAAactcacccgcgagagacaatgAAATAATATGGCACTCTCTTGATGGTCAACAAATTATCGAAATGATATTCGCGATTCTTTCTTCTTGGCGGAACATTGCTCGAGATCACGCGTATCCACAATGCGTCACCCTGGGTCGTCGCCGAAAAATACAATGTAATACAAAGGATGGAATACCACTGGCACGAAATCCTAAGCCTCACGCTCGAAACACCCAGAGTTGGCATTTTTCGGTACTCACAAGAATTGTCATGGTTGCGCCCCCGTATGGATGCAGCGAGACGGCCGTGCCGTCAGGGGCGAACCATCTTTTTATACTGAGGATGACTTGCGAGCACCCTCCTCGCCCATCGCGTCGCCCTACCAGGCTTCGAGGTGAGAGGAGAACACGAGAAAGGAGTTGACCAGTCCGCAGTTATATAAGAAGTGCCGCCTCGAGCGTCAACAGCGCTCGGCCACTACCTAAAGTCGCCAGCAAACCAGTGCTCGTCCTGGTGGTGGCCTGGTGAACGGAACTATGCGGGACCGTCACTCTCTCCAACCTCCTCTCCGGAACGGTGGTGAAAGGGAACCCTTGGATACGTGACAAAAGAAG comes from Rhipicephalus sanguineus isolate Rsan-2018 chromosome 7, BIME_Rsan_1.4, whole genome shotgun sequence and encodes:
- the LOC119400102 gene encoding mucin-12 isoform X5, translated to MTILVATVFLGLASYALADGLHHLDIAKVGNVGYVARGPGALQYHQSGGVIPEGVPTVSRGHSGTTVHGPPITDTHGVSVSQPAVTVTQQRVVQPAITVTQQRPAITLTQQRVVQPAITVTQQQPAVTYTQQRVVQPAVTLTQQQPAITVTQQRVVQPAVTVTQQQPAITLTQQRVVQPAIAVTQPGIAITQHRVVQPAVTVTEHQPAVTVTQTQQRVVQPATVVSPVPGIAVTQHRVVQPGGLAVSHIPGAVYTTQGAYGVGGKAVTTVHPGAAYGYGAVAYRPGQAITTVRPGSAYGYGAVSYQPGSTVTTYRPGTAYNINAVTYQPGSAVTTVKPGAAYGAGTLTYQPGSAITTVRPGSAAYGVTTVTQPGAGVVQHTPGYIYGLGYGTRTIGIPEIHYHTRPVNFGYGYGLGGTRYGSLYHPGAVVHGEGFGLLHTPGATVYHHAPGVAVTSPGAAVTTYKTATVSAPGAAIVHTAPGPAVTTYRTATLTAPGGAVVQQVPGVTTYRTATVTSPGGAVVQQVPGVTTYRTATVTAPGGAVVQQVPGVTTYRAATVTSPGGAVVQQVPGVTTYRTSTVTSPGAAVVQQPGVAVTGVRTYTVPGSAVVQQIPGVTTYRTGAVTTPGSAIVQQVPGAVTTYRTATISAPTATVVQRPGAVTTYRTATISAPTGTVVQQPGITTYRTTALQQPDIHVFHQPAVATGTLVAPVSTGAVTTYKTAAVGAPGAAILHQPAVSVVHHPAVATGSVVTPVTGAAVTTYRTATVTTPGQAVVHQIPGAVVHSPAVATTVVGHPAGAVGVTPGQSIMFGVGGLRYAGGIDDAVQGALNGAALIQAAPAPVAVTNVLPGSVTYHGAAAAVPASAAVLHHVPTEAELRQLITYGYGYGLGGVRYSHATAPASVVTSPAAVVHEAAPAVVTSHAIPAAVQHYAQRYISYGPTTTLKYTVDPSVQPLQTLKKK
- the LOC119400102 gene encoding mucin-12 isoform X1, producing MTILVATVFLGLASYALADGLHHLDIAKVGNVGYVARGPGALQYHQSGGVIPEGVPTVSRGHSGTTVHGPPITDTHGVSVSQPAVTVTQQRVVQPAITVTQQRPAITLTQQRVVQPAITVTQQQPAVTYTQQRVVQPAVTLTQQQPAITVTQQRVVQPAVTVTQQQPAITLTQQRVVQPAIAVTQPGIAITQHRVVQPAVTVTEHQPAVTVTQTQQRVVQPATVVSPVPGIAVTQHRVVQPGGLAVSHIPGAVYTTQGAYGVGGTYGITLVRPGGSYGFGYGIGGAHYGAGLLLHHQPGQAVTTVHPGAAYGYGAVAYRPGQAITTVRPGSAYGYGAVSYQPGSTVTTYRPGTAYNINAVTYQPGSAVTTVKPGAAYGAGTLTYQPGSAITTVRPGSAAYGVTTVTQPGAGVVQHTPGYIYGLGYGTRTIGIPEIHYHTRPVNFGYGYGLGGTRYGSLYHPGAVVHGEGFGLLHTPGATVYHHAPGVAVTSPGAAVTTYKTATVSAPGAAIVHTAPGPAVTTYRTATLTAPGGAVVQQVPGVTTYRTATVTSPGGAVVQQVPGVTTYRTATVTAPGGAVVQQVPGVTTYRAATVTSPGGAVVQQVPGVTTYRTSTVTSPGAAVVQQPGVAVTGVRTYTVPGSAVVQQIPGVTTYRTGAVTTPGSAIVQQVPGAVTTYRTATISAPTATVVQRPGAVTTYRTATISAPTGTVVQQPGITTYRTTALQQPDIHVFHQPAVATGTLVAPVSTGAVTTYKTAAVGAPGAAILHQPAVSVVHHPAVATGSVVTPVTGAAVTTYRTATVTTPGQAVVHQIPGAVVHSPAVATTVVGHPAGAVGVTPGQSIMFGVGGLRYAGGIDDAVQGALNGAALIQAAPAPVAVTNVLPGSVTYHGAAAAVPASAAVLHHVPTEAELRQLITYGYGYGLGGVRYSHATAPASVVTSPAAVVHEAAPAVVTSHAIPAAVQHYAQRYISYGPTTTLKYTVDPSVQPLQTLKKK
- the LOC119400102 gene encoding mucin-12 isoform X3, with amino-acid sequence MTILVATVFLGLASYALADGLHHLDIAKVGNVGYVARGPGALQYHQSGGVIPEGVPTVSRGHSGTTVHGPPITDTHGVSVSQPAVTVTQQRVVQPAITVTQQRPAITLTQQRVVQPAITVTQQQPAVTYTQQRVVQPAVTLTQQQPAITVTQQRVVQPAVTVTQQQPAITLTQQRVVQPAIAVTQPGIAITQHRVVQPAVTVTEHQPAVTVTQTQQRVVQPATVVSPVPGIAVTQHRVVQPGGLAVSHIPGAVYTTQGAYGVGGTYGITLVRPGGSYGFGYGIGGAHYGAGLLLHHQPGQAVTTVHPGAAYGYGAVAYRPGQAITTVRPGSAYGYGAVSYQPGSTVTTYRPGTAYNINAVTYQPGSAVTTVKPGAAYGAGTLTYQPGSAITTVRPGSAAYGVTTVTQPGAGVVQHTPGYIYGLGYGTRTIGIPEIHYHTRPVNFGYGYGLGGTRYGSLYHPGAVVHGEGFGLLHTPGATVYHHAPGVAVTSPGAAVTTYKTATVSAPGAAIVHTAPGPAVTTYRTATLTAPGGAVVQQVPGVTTYRTATVTSPGGAVVQQVPGVTTYRTATVTAPGGAVVQQVPGVTTYRAATVTSPGGAVVQQPGVAVTGVRTYTVPGSAVVQQIPGVTTYRTGAVTTPGSAIVQQVPGAVTTYRTATISAPTATVVQRPGAVTTYRTATISAPTGTVVQQPGITTYRTTALQQPDIHVFHQPAVATGTLVAPVSTGAVTTYKTAAVGAPGAAILHQPAVSVVHHPAVATGSVVTPVTGAAVTTYRTATVTTPGQAVVHQIPGAVVHSPAVATTVVGHPAGAVGVTPGQSIMFGVGGLRYAGGIDDAVQGALNGAALIQAAPAPVAVTNVLPGSVTYHGAAAAVPASAAVLHHVPTEAELRQLITYGYGYGLGGVRYSHATAPASVVTSPAAVVHEAAPAVVTSHAIPAAVQHYAQRYISYGPTTTLKYTVDPSVQPLQTLKKK
- the LOC119400102 gene encoding mucin-12 isoform X4, whose amino-acid sequence is MTILVATVFLGLASYALADGLHHLDIAKVGNVGYVARGPGALQYHQSGGVIPEGVPTVSRGHSGTTVHGPPITDTHGVSVSQPAVTVTQQRVVQPAITVTQQRPAITLTQQRVVQPAITVTQQQPAVTYTQQRVVQPAVTLTQQQPAITVTQQRVVQPAVTVTQQQPAITLTQQRVVQPAIAVTQPGIAITQHRVVQPAVTVTEHQPAVTVTQTQQRVVQPATVVSPVPGIAVTQHRVVQPGGLAVSHIPGAVYTTQGAYGVGGQAVTTVHPGAAYGYGAVAYRPGQAITTVRPGSAYGYGAVSYQPGSTVTTYRPGTAYNINAVTYQPGSAVTTVKPGAAYGAGTLTYQPGSAITTVRPGSAAYGVTTVTQPGAGVVQHTPGYIYGLGYGTRTIGIPEIHYHTRPVNFGYGYGLGGTRYGSLYHPGAVVHGEGFGLLHTPGATVYHHAPGVAVTSPGAAVTTYKTATVSAPGAAIVHTAPGPAVTTYRTATLTAPGGAVVQQVPGVTTYRTATVTSPGGAVVQQVPGVTTYRTATVTAPGGAVVQQVPGVTTYRAATVTSPGGAVVQQVPGVTTYRTSTVTSPGAAVVQQPGVAVTGVRTYTVPGSAVVQQIPGVTTYRTGAVTTPGSAIVQQVPGAVTTYRTATISAPTATVVQRPGAVTTYRTATISAPTGTVVQQPGITTYRTTALQQPDIHVFHQPAVATGTLVAPVSTGAVTTYKTAAVGAPGAAILHQPAVSVVHHPAVATGSVVTPVTGAAVTTYRTATVTTPGQAVVHQIPGAVVHSPAVATTVVGHPAGAVGVTPGQSIMFGVGGLRYAGGIDDAVQGALNGAALIQAAPAPVAVTNVLPGSVTYHGAAAAVPASAAVLHHVPTEAELRQLITYGYGYGLGGVRYSHATAPASVVTSPAAVVHEAAPAVVTSHAIPAAVQHYAQRYISYGPTTTLKYTVDPSVQPLQTLKKK